CGCACGCGAGCAACCGTGAACTGCTGGCTTCATCGAGCGGGGACATCCGCGAGGTCAGCGTGACGCCGGAAGGCGTGCTCCGCGCGCACTCCGCTGCCACGGCATAGCGCGATTCCAATTGAGGAAGCCTGGCATTGCACCTGGCGGCAATCAAGACCGCCTCAATCGATCTTCGCTTAGTAAATCTGGATGGAGCACTTTACTGGAGCACTGAGCTGCTCTGCACGTTTCCGGCATGCTGTAAGCACATCCGCATTGTCCTTCGTGAGCTGAGCGGCGTCGGCCAACGCCCGCGCCTGCTGCGGGTTGGCAACCTGAATTAGTCGAACACCCGCGTCCCAGGGCGTGCGCCTGAGCATTGCTGCAGCCCGCCCCTCTGGCCAATGCCAGCTCTCGGGCGCGAGTTGGGCGATAACCGGTGGCACAACAGTGCCAAACGCGAAGCCTATCACTAGTGCCAAAGCGGCTGCCCCCGCGATCCACAGCTGCTGGGTCTCCGCGGAACGGGCCGACGCGACCATCCCCTTCAGCTCCTGTACCATGTTGGCAAGGGCGTGGCTGGCGCCCGTCCACGCCCGATGATCATCCGCACGCTCCTGCGTGCCAGCAGCTTCAATCTGCTTCGCTATATCCTGCGGCGTTAGCGTCATTGCCGGGCGCTTGGCGAGGATGTTGATCGCGCCGCACACCTTGTCGTAGC
The window above is part of the Sphingomonas sp. genome. Proteins encoded here:
- a CDS encoding DUF6118 family protein, giving the protein MGIHEPTAEADQTVQAFNDMSRKLAGLTAAVDGFVARQQELHARDYGPDLEKIRDGYDKVCGAINILAKRPAMTLTPQDIAKQIEAAGTQERADDHRAWTGASHALANMVQELKGMVASARSAETQQLWIAGAAALALVIGFAFGTVVPPVIAQLAPESWHWPEGRAAAMLRRTPWDAGVRLIQVANPQQARALADAAQLTKDNADVLTACRKRAEQLSAPVKCSIQIY